The genomic interval AAGAGCTTCTTGAAGGGCTTCGTGGTGCATCTCCACAGACTTAACTTCAGTGGTCAACCCGGTGGGTCCAAAGGTAACAACCACCAGGcttgatgaatccagtttcaacaCGTCCCACTGGCACAGTTCCAATACCTCCAATCTTGTAAACATCCTGAAGTGGAAGACGAAGGGGCTTGTCTGAGGGTCCCTTTGGCTCAGAGATATTGTCAAGAGCCTCAAGGAGAGTTGGTCCCTTGTACCAGTCAAGGTTGGTGGACCTCTCAATCATGTTGTCTCCCACGAATCCAGAGATGAGAACAAAGGCAAGTTTGTCTGGGTTGTATCCAACCTTCTTTAAGTAAGATGAGACCTCCTTCACAATTTCATCGTACCTAGCCTTTGAGTACTTGGGGGTGGTGGCTTCCATCTACAAACACAAACACGAAACACATGAAATAATAGTTAGCCACGGGAAGGATAAACAGCATTGGAAAGTCTAAATTTTATAGACAGGAAAATAACTGTGAGAAAGGTATACCTTGTTACAACAACGGATCATCTG from Papaver somniferum cultivar HN1 unplaced genomic scaffold, ASM357369v1 unplaced-scaffold_14435, whole genome shotgun sequence carries:
- the LOC113335395 gene encoding elongation factor 1-alpha-like produces the protein TVIDAPGHRDFIKNMITGTSQADCAVLIIDSTTGDFEAGISKDGQTREHALLAFTLGVKQMIRCCNKMEATTPKYSKARYDEIVKEVSSYLKKVGYNPDKLAFVLISGFVGDNMIERSTNLDWYKGPTLLEALDNISEPKGPSDKPLRLPLQDVYKIGGIGTVPVGRVETGFIKPGGCYLWTHRVDH